ATGGGGCTGACGAGCCGGTCGACGACCGCGTCACCCATGCGGGCGCGGACAAGACCCCCCAGGGTGGTTTCTTCGGTCCCGACCTCGGCGGGCAGCTCGGCGTCGTCGAGCGCGCGCCTCACCCCGGCCTCGCCGACGACGGCGCGGACGTCGGCGGCGGACGGGTCGCCGGGGATGCCGAGCAACCCCGTGCGCGGGATCGGGAACGACTCACCGTCGGCCTCGTGCAGCCAGGCGCCACGGGGGTCGGGCAGGACGATGTCGTCGCCCAGGCCGAGTTCGGTGGCGAAGCCGGCGACCGTGCCGCCACGGGTGGCGAAGCTCTCGGCCCCGGCGTCGAGCGCGATGCCGGCGACCACGTGTCGCGAGACCTCGCCGCCGAGACGGTCGGACGCCTCGAACAGGACGACGCTCAGCCCGGCGGCGGCCAGGTCGCGGGCGAGCACGATGCCGCCCATGCCGCCGCCCACCACGGCGACGTCGACGACGGCGCCCGGGGTGACGACGGGCGGGGTCACAGCGTGTGGGCGAGCTCGACGATGCGGGTGAGCACGTCGGGGTCGGTGTCGGGGCTGACGCCGTGGCCGAGGTTGAGGACGTGCGCCGGGGCCGCCCGACCACGCTCGACCACGTCGCGGACGTGCGCCTCGAGCACGGCCCACGGCGCCTGCAGCATGGCGGGGTCGATGTTGCCCTGCACCGGGGTCGAGCCACCGAGGCGGCGCGAGGCCTCGTCGAGCGGGATGCGCCAGTCGACTCCCACGGCGTCGGTGCCGACGTCGCGCATGGCGGCCAGCACCTCGCCGCTGCCCACGCCGAAGTGGATGCGGGGCACGTCGAGGTCGGCGACGTGCGACAGAGCTCGCGCCGAGTGGCGGGCGACGTGCGCGGTGTAGTCGGCCAGCGACAGCGACCCGACCCACGAGTCGAACAACTGGGCGGCGCTCGCACCCGCGAGCACCTGGGCCCGCAGGAAGGCGCCGGTCACGTCGGCGGCCCAGGTGAGCAGGGCGTCCCAGGTCTCGGGGTCGCTGTGCATGAGGGCGCGGGCACGGATGTGGTCCTTCGACGGCCCGCCCTCGACGAGGTAGGCGGCGAGCGTGAAGGGCGCACCGGCGAACCCGATCAGCGGCGTGCTGCCGAGCTGCGCGACGGTCTGGGCGACGCCCGCGGCGATCGGGGCCAGCGCCTCCGGATCGAGGGGCCGCAGGGCCGCGACGTCGGCCGCCGTGCGGATCGGCGTCTCGAGCACCGGTCCACGGCCCGGGACGATGTCGACGGCCACGCCGGCCAGCTTGATCGGCACGACGATGTCGCTGAAGAAGATGCCCGCGTCGACGCCGTGACGGCGGACCGGCTGCAGCGTGATCTCGCTCGCCAGGTCGGGCGTGAGGCAGGCGTCGAGCATCTCGGTGCCGACGCGCAGCTCGCGGTACTCGGGCAACGAGCGCCCCGCCTGGCGCATGAACCACACCGGCAGCGTCTCGGGCCGGTCGCCGCGCAACGCGCGGACCAACGGTGAACGCGTCGTGAGGCCGGCGGCCAGCGGGTGCTGCTCGGGCAGGGCGGAGGTCTGGGTCACGTGGTCGATTGTCCCATCGCCCGCTGGACGTCACGTCGAGGCGACCCGCCGCCGGCCCCGCCCGCGGCGAGACCCTCACGGTCGGGTCGCCTCGAACGCGGGAGCGGCCGAGGAGGCGCGGGTCAGGAGACCGCGACGACCATCTTCCCGACGTTGTCGCCGCGCATCAGCCCGGTGAAGGCGTCGAACGCGTTGTCGATGCCCTCGACGACGGTCTCGTCGTAGACCACGTCGCCGGCGGAGAGCCAGGGACCCATCTCGGCCTGGAACGCGGGCGCGAGGTGGCGGTAGTCGCCCAGCGTGAAGCCCTTCATCGTCAGGCCGCGGGTGACCATGTTCGTCATCCCGGTGATGCCGACCGGGTCTCCGGTCGAGTTGTAGTTCGCGATCGAGCCGCAGAGCGCGGCGCGGCCGCCGGTGCGGAACGAGGCGAGAGCGGCCGACAGGTGGTCGCCGCCGACGTTGTCGAAGTAGAGGTCGATGCCGTCGGGCGCGGCCTCGGCGAGCAGCTCGGAGACGTCGCCGTCCTTGTAGTCGAACGCGGCGTCGAAGCCGTACTTCGAGGTCAGCAGCTCGACCTTCTCGGCCGAGCCGGCGCTGCCGATGACCCGCGAGGCACCCTTGAGGCGGGCGATCTGGCCGACCATGGTGCCGACCGCCCCGGCGGCGCCCGAGACGAAGACGACGTCTCCCTCACGGATGCCGGCGATCTCGGTCAGGCCGACGTACGCCGTGAGGCCGGTGAGGCCGAGCACGCCCAGGTACGCCGACAGCGGCACGCCGTCGACGGGCTGCACGGCGCGGAAGGCGGCCGCGCCTCCCTGGGCAACGTCGCGCCAGCCCTGGTCGTGCAGCACGACGGTACCGACGGGCAGGTCGTCCGAACGCGACTCGACGACGCGGCCGACGGCACCGCCGGTCATGGTCTCGCCGAGCGCGAAGGGCGGGATGTACGACTTCACGTCGTTCATGCGACCGCGCATGTAGGGGTCGACCGAGAGGAACTCGTTCTGCACGCGCACCTCGCCGTCGGCGAGCTCGGGCAGGGTCACCTCGACCCGGGCGACGTCGTCGGGGGTGGGCTCGCCGTGCGGGCGGGCGACGAGCTGCCACTGGATGCTGGTGGTCGAGGTCATGGTGTTCTCCTTCGTCGATGCGGTACGCGCCGCCGCCCGGAATGCGGACGCCGACACCCGTGTTGCAAGTTGCAACTGCCAGGATGCATTCCCGGCCACTCGACGTCGAGTCAACGCCCAGCCGAAAACGCCGATCAGAGTTAGGATCACTCAGTGCTCATCTGCCTCACGGCGTCCCATCAGAACGCCAGCTTCGACCTCCTCGAGAGGCTGAGCATCGGCGCACCCTCGGCGGCGGGCACCCTGGTCGACGGCAGCGACTTCGTCAGCGGCGCGGTCGTGCTCGCGACCTGCAACCGCTTCGAGGCCTACCTCGACGTCGACGAGCCCCTCACCGCGGGCAGCGCCCTGGCCGTCGAGGCCACGATCGAGACGATGAGCACGGCCAGCGGAGTCGAGCCCGACGACCTGCGCGACAGCGTGCGGGTCATCACCGGCGACGAGGTCGTCGAGCACCTGTTCGCCGTCAGCTCGGGCCTCGAGTCGGTCGTCGTCGGCGAGGACGAGATCTCGGGCCAGGTGCGCCGGTCGCTCGAGCGCGCCCGCCACGACGGCACCACCTCGCGCGACCTCGAGCGCCTCTTCCAGAAGGCGTCGCAGACCTCGCGCGGCATCAAGAACCAGACGAACGTCGGAGGCGCGGGTCGTTCACTCGTGCGCCTCGCCCTCGAACTGGCGTCCTCACGCGTGACCGACTGGTCCGAGGCGCGCGTCCTCATCGTGGGCACCGGCCAGTACGCGGCCACCACCGTCGCGGCCCTCCGCGACCGCGGCGCCGACCAGCTCGCCGTCTACTCGGGTTCGGGTCGCGCCGAGTGGTTCGGCCTCAAGCACGCCGCGACGCCGTACGACGACCTCGCCACCGCCGTCGCCTGGAGCGACGTGCTGATCACCTGCACGTCGACCACCGAGCCGGTCGTGACCCGCGACGTGGTCCGCCCCGGCGGTCGCCGCCTCGTGATCGACCTCGGCCTGCCCCGCAACGTCGACCCGCTCGTCTCGGGCGTCGAGGGTGTCGAGCTGCTCGACCTCGAGACCATCAGCCTGCACGCCCCGCTGCCCCAGCTCAGTGCGGCCGACGATGCCCGCGCCCTCGTCACGTCGGCGGCCGCCGAGTTCCAGGCCGTCGCCGCCGAGCAGTCGCTCACCCCGTCCGTCGTCGCGCTGCGCAAGCACGTGTTCGACCTGCTCGACGCCGAGATCGAGCGCGCGCGGTCGCGCGGCGACTCGTCCGAGCGCACCGAGTCGGCCCTGCGACACCTCGCCGGCGTCCTGCTGCACACCCCCTCCGTCCGGGCGCGCGAGCTGGCCCGCGAGGGCCGTGGCGACGAGTTCCGCGACGGTCTCGAGGCGCTGTTCGGCGTGACCGACGCGCGCCGCGCCTCCTCGTCCTCGGCGTTGCGCGCCGTCGACGACGAGCGTCAGGCCTCGGCGGGCTGACCGCCGTCGCGGCACCGCTCCCCCGCGCTGGTGCCCGAAGATGGCCTGATGGACACCATCGTCGTCAGCGCGCTCGCCCTCGTCCGTGATCGGCGGATGCTGATGGTCACGGCTCGGGGGCGTGACGTGCTCTACCTGCCGGGCGGCAAGCTCGAGGCCGACGAGACCGCGGCCGAGGCACTGGTCCGAGAATCACGCGAAGAGGTCGGCGTCGAACTCGACCCGGCGACCGTGGCCGAACTGTTCACGGTCGTGACGCAGGCACACGGCGAGCCCGAAGGCCGTCAGGTCGCCATGACGGTCTTCGCCGCCGAGCTCGCGGCGACGAGCCCCGAGCCGGCCCCCGCCGCCGAGGTCGGCGCGGTGCACTGGGTGACCTCGGCCGACGCCGACCGGTGCCCGCCGGCCGGGGTCGCGACGCTCGAACGCCTGCGAGGGCTCGACCTGGTCGACTGAGCCGACGCGCCGCACGGCTCACGGCCTGGCACGGCATGGCCCGGCACGGCACGGCACGGCTCGTGTCGCCGCTCAGTGCACGTACTCGAGCGCGTCGGTGCCCACGGCCCGCAGGGCGTCGAGGGCGCGGAGGCGGTGGGCGAGCGTCAGGTCGTCGAACGTGACGATCACGCAGTACGCCACGCTGCGGTGCGGCCCGCGCAGCACCCCGAGCTCGGAGCGCACCCCCGGGTCGCCGCCCGTCGTGTGGACGATCTGGAGGTCGTGGTCGAGTCGTCGGTGCCCGAGCGGATCGAGACCGAACGGTGCGGCGACGAGCGACGTGTCGGCACCCAGCGACAGCCAGCCGAGCACCCGGTTCGACACGGCGCGGTCGACGACCTCGCCGCGGGCCAGGGACACCATCAGGCCGGCCAGCTCGTGGGCCGAGCCCACGGCGAGCGCGGGCGCGTCGTCGGGGCCGCGCGACGACCGCGTCACGTCGAGGAGGGCCGTCTTCGTGAGCCCGAGCGACTCGCCCCGTGCCCGCACCGCGGCCAAGCCGACCCGCCCGATGAGCGCGTCGATCGCCGCCGCGTCGCGGAAGGCTCCGACGAGCGTCGCCGCGTCGGTCACCGGGAGGCTCGTCCGGCGGAGGTAGGGCCAGAGACCGCCGGGCCCCTGGTCGCCGGGGTCGCCCGGTCGGTCGAGTTCGTCGAGCGGGCGCAGCGTGCCGTCCTCGATGCGGGCCGACACCTCGATCAGCAGCAGGACGGCACCGAGCTGCCCGACCGGCAGAGCCAGGTGCTCGTCGACGCTCAGCAGGTCGGCACCCGAGTCGAGGTCACCGACCGAGGCCGAGACCTGACCGCCCGCGAGGGCCAGGTCGCCCAGTGCCGCGAACGACGACGAGAACGACTCGAGCGCGCGACCGCCGCCGTGACGCGGCTCGTGGTCGGCGCCGTCGGCGTTCTCGCGTCGGGCGCGGCGCCCGGGCCCCGGACCTACCAAATCGTGACGCGCTCCTCGACCGGCAGCCACAGCGCGTCGCTCTCGGTGACGCCGAACGTCTCGTAGAACTCGTCGATGTTGCGCACGATCTGGTTGCAGCGGAACTCGTTCGGCGAGTGCGGGTCGATCGAGATGAGGCGGATCGCCTCTTCGTCGCGCAGCTTGATCTGCCAGGCCTGGGCCCAGCTGAGGAAGAACCGCTCGGCGCCGGTCAGACCGTCGACCACGGGCGGCTCGTCGCCGTCGAGCGAGATGAGGTAGGCCTTCCAGGCGATCGAGAGCCCACCGAGATCGCCGATGTTCTCGCCGATCGTGAGAGCGCCGTTGACGTGGTGGTCGGGCACCTGCTTCGGGGCGAGGGCGTCGTACTGCGCGATGAGCGACGAGGTGAGCTTCTCGAAGGCCTCGCGGTCGGCGGGGGTCCACCAGTCGGTCAGCTTGCCGTCGCCGTCGTACTTCGAGCCCTGGTCGTCGAAGCCGTGGCCGATCTCGTGGCCGATGACGGCGCCGATGGCCCCGTAGTTGGCGGCGGCGTCGCGGTTCTCGTCGAAGAACGGGAACTGCAGGATCGCCGCGGGGAAGACGATCTCGTTCATGCCCGGGTTGTAGTACGCGTTGATGGTCTGCGGCGTCATGAACCACTCGTCGCGGTCGAGCGGCTTGCCGATCTTGCCCAGCTCGCGGTCGAAGCCGAAGGCGGCGGTGGCACGCACGTTGCCGACCAGGTCGGCGGGGTCGATCGACAGGGCGGAGTAGTCGCGCCAGGTCGAGGGGAAGCCGATCTTGGGCGTGAACTTCTCGAGTTTGTCGAGGGCCCGGGCACGGGTCTCGTCGGTCATCCACTCGAGGCCCGTGATGCTCTGACGGTAGGCCTCGACGAGGTGGGCGACGAGGACGTCCATCGCCGTCTTGGCCTCGGGCGCGAAGTGCCGCTCGACGTAGATGCGGCCGACGGCCTCGCCGAGGGCACCCTCGACGAGCGAGACGCCGCGCTTCCAGCGGGCGCGCTGCACGGGGGTGCCCGTCAGCGTGCGACCGTAGAAGCCGAAGTTCGCCTCGACGAAGGGCGTCGACAGGTAGGCGGCCGTCGAGCGGACGATCTGCCAGCGCAGCCAGTCGCGCCAGGCGTCGACGCGGTCGTCGGTCAGCAACGTGGCCAGCCCGGTCACGAACGACGGCTCGCGCACGACGAGCTCGTCGAAGACCCCGGCCGGGCCGCCGACGGCGTCCCGCCAGGCCGTCAGGTCGACCCCCTCGGCGAGCGCGTCGAACTCGGCCCAGGGCAGCAGGTTGTAGGTCTTGTCGCTGTCGCGGGTGGCGACGTTGCTCCAGTGGTGCGAGGCGAGGGCGGTCTCGAGCTCGATCACGCGGTCGGCACGGGCCGAGACGTCGTCGAGGCCGGCGAGCCCGAGCATCTGTTCGACGAACGCCCGGTAGGCGGTCCGCACGGACTCGAACTTCTCGTCGCGGTAGTACGACTCGTCGGGCAGGCCGAGGCCGCCCTGTTCGACGAAGACGACGTAGCGCTCGGGGTCGCCCGGGTCGTTGTCGACGAAGAGCTGCACGACGCTCGGCATGCCCTGCTTCTCGAGCGAGCCCACGAGGCGCGTGAACGAGGTCACGTCGGTCACCTTCTCGACCTCGGCCAGGAGCGGTTCGAGGGGCGCGGCGCCGAGCGCCTCGATGCGCTCCTCGTCGGTGAAGCTGGTGAAGAGGTCGCCGACCTTGCGGGCCTCGGTGCCGGGTTCGGCGGACTGCGACTCGATCACGATCTCGCGGACAGCCTTCTCGGCCTCTTCGGCGAGCAGGTAGAAGGAGCCGTAGCGCGCCTTGTCGTCGGGGATCTCGGTGCGGTCGATCCACGCGCCGTTGACGTGCCGGAAGAGGTCGTCCTGCGGGCGGACCGCCGGGTCGAGTTCGTCGGTCTGGATTCCGCTGCTCAGTGCGTCGCTGGTCATGCCCGTCAGCCTAGGTGAGGCCCCCGACGGCGGGCCGGGCCGGGCCCGCCGCGGCCCGGGCCGACGAGGTCGTCCCAGGAAACACGGAGGAAACGGCACCCCCAGTACAGTTCTCGGCATGGCACTCCCCTGGGCACTGCACGGTGACGGCAAGACGGTCGACCCGACCGAGATCGTGGCCCCGGAGGAGCGGCTCAGCTGGCCGCGCACGATCGGCCTCGGCGGTCAGCACGTCGTCGCGATGTTCGGCGCGACCTTCCTCGTGCCGATCATCACCGGGTTCCCGCCGAGCACGACGCTGTTCTTCTCGGGCATCGGCACCCTGCTCTTCCTGATCATCACGAAGAACCGGCTGCCCAGCTACCTGGGCTCGTCGTTCGCCTTCCTCGCCCCGATCGCGGCCGCCACCGACGTGGGCGGCATCCCCCTCGCGCTCAGCGGCATCATCGTCGTCGGAGCCCTGCTCGCGGTGATCGGCGTGGTCGTGAACCTCGCGGGCACCCGCTGGATCGACGCCCTGCTGCCCCCGGTGGTCAGCGGCTCGATCGTCGCCCTCATCGGCTTCAACCTGGCCCCGGCCGCCCGCGACAACTTCGCGCTCTCACCGGGCATCGCCCTGATCACGCTCGCCGCGGTCGTGCTGAGCGCCGTGCTCTTCAAGGGCCTGCTCGGCCGCCTGTCGATCTTCGTCGGCGTCGTCGTCGGCTACGTCGCCGCAGTGATCGCGGGAGCCGTCGACTACAGCGCCGTCGCGGCCGCGCCGTGGGTCGGCCTGCCGACCTTCACGGCCCCCGCCTTCGACCTCGGACAGCTGCCGATCTACCTCGGGTTCCTGCCCGTCGTGCTCGCCCTCATCGCCGAGAACGTCGGCCACGTCAAGGGCGTCGGCCAGCTCACGAAGCGCAACCTCGACCCGCTGACCGGCCGGGCACTCTTCGCCGACGGCCTCAGCACGGTGCTCGCCGGCCTCGGCGGCGGCTCGGCGACGACCACCTACGGCGAGAACATCGGCGTGATGAGCGCCACCCGCATCTTCTCGACGGCCGCGTACTGGGTCGCCGGCGTCGTGGCGATCCTGCTCGGGCTGTCGCCCAAGATCGGCGCCGTCATCTTCACCATCCCGCCGGGCGTGCTCGGCGGCGTCACGACGGCGCTCTACGGTCTCATCGGCGTGATCGGCATCCGCATCTGGGTCGAGAACAAGGTCGACTTCAGCCGCCCGAAGAACCAGCTGACCGCCGGCGTCGCGCTCATCATGGGCATCGCCGACTTCACCCTGGCCCTCGGAGGCGCGAGCTTCGGCGGCATCATCCTCGGCACGGTCGCGGCCATCGTGGTGTTCCACGTGATGAACGGGCTGGGTCGGCTCCGGGGCACCGACTGAGCGTGCGCCTCCGCTCGCCCCTCGACCGCGAGATCCTCCGCCTGGCCGTGCCGGCGCTGGGGGCGCTCGTGGCCGAGCCGCTCTTCCTGCTCACCGACACCGCCCTCGTCGGCCACCTCGGCTCGGTGCCGCTCGCGGGGCTCGGGGTGGCGAGCGTCATCCTGCAGACGGCCCTGGGGCTGCTGATCTTCCTCGCCTACGCGACCACCCCGACGGTCGCACGGCGGCTGGGGGCCGGCGACCAGCGGGGCGCGATCCGGGCCGGGGTCGACGGCATGTGGTTCGCGCTGCTCGTCGGCATCGTCGTCGCAGGGTCGGGCGCGGTCGCCGCCGAGCCGCTCGTGGGCCTCTTCGGCGTGGCCGACGAGGTCGCCGAGGCGGCGACGACCTACCTCTCCGTCTCGCTGCTCGGCCTGCCCGGCATGCTGCTCGTGATCGCCGCGACGGGCCTGCTGCGCGGCCTGCAGGACACCCGGACGCCCCTCGTCGTCGCCACCGTCGGCTTCGCCGCGAACGCCGGCCTCAACGCGCTGTTCCTCTACGGCTTCGGCTGGGGAATCGCCGGCTCGGCCGCCGGCACCGTCGTCGCGCAGTGGGGCATGGCCGCCGTCTACGTGGTGATCGCGGTGCGGGCGGCCCGGGCCGTCGGCGCCGACCTCCGTCCGGGGCTCGCCGGGGTCGGTCGCACCGCGCAGGCGGGCGGCTGGCTGCTCGTGCGGAACGCGGGTCTGCGGGCCGCGCTCCTCGCGACCGTCGCGGCCGCCGCCTCCTCGGGGGTCACCGGCCTGGCCACCATCCAGGTCGCGCTGACGCTCTTCAGCACGCTGGCCTTCGCCCTCGACGCCCTCGCGATCGCGGGGCAGGCGATGGTCGGTCACGCCCTCGGACAGGGCGACCGCGAACGAGTGCGGGCGATCACGCGACGGCTGATGCTCCTCGGCGTGGGCGGCGGCGTGGTGCTGGGCGCCGTCCTGGCCCTGCTCGCGCCGGTGCTCGCGCCCGTCTTCAGCCCGGACCCGGGCGTGCAGGCGCTGCTGCCGTCGGTGGTCGTCGCGATGGCGGTCGGCATCCCGCTCGCCGGCTTCGTGTTCGTGCTCGACGGCGTGCTGCTCGGCGCGGGCGACGCCCGCTACCTCGCGATCGCGTCGGTCGTCAGCGTGCTCGCCTACCTCGCGGTGCTGCTCCCGGTGGAGGCGCGGGCCGGCACCACGACGTCGGGTGCCGTCGCGCTCTGGCTCGCGTTCGGCCTCGGGTACATCGGGGCGCGGGCGGTCACGCTCGGCCTGCGGGCCCGCACCGACCGGTGGATGGTGGTCGGCGCGCGCTGAGCGTCGCCGCGGGTCGGCCACCGCCGCCCGGCGCGGCGTCAGCGCGCGGGCGGACCCGTCGTCGAGCCGGGGCGGAACACGCTCGTGAAGGTCGTGCCCTCGACCGGCTCGCCGGCGAGCAGCGCGAGCACCGCGCGACCGGCCGCGCGGCCCTTCTCGACGGCGGGCTGGACGACCGTCGTGAGGTCGGCGGCCCGCGGGTCGTCGAGCCGGACGCCGTCGTAGCCGACGACGCTCAGGTCGCCCGGCACCGACAGACCCAGGTCGTCCGCGGCCGCGATGACGCCCGACGCGAGCAGGTCGCTCTGCGCGATGACGGCCGTCGGCCGCTCCGCCTCGGGCACGTCGAGCAGCCGCAGGCCGGCGCGGTGTCCCTCGCTCGTCCAGCTGCCGCGCGTGGCCAGGCCGCCCACGCCGGGGAAGACCTCGCGGGTGCCGCGCAGCCGCTCGAGCGTCGGCCACGAGGTGCCACGGGCCACCCGCTCGTCGGTGAGTTCGTCGTCCTGCCCACCGGTCGAGCGCCCGGGGCCGAGTTCGAGGGCGACGACGGCGACCCGTCGGTGGCCGAGGTCGTGCAGGTGCTGCGCCAGCAGGCGGGACGAGCCGACGTTGTCCTCGGCGATGTCGAGGACGCCCTCGGTCGGCGGGGCCTCGATCGAGACGACGGGGATGCCGCGCCGACGCATGATCGAGACGGACTCGTCGAGGCGGGTGCTGCAGCCGAACAGCACGACCGCGTCGACCGGGGCGTCGAGCAGCCGGGAGCGCTCGCCCGCGGTCTCGGTGAGCAGCAGCAGCGAGTTGTCGGCCGGCCCCGTCACGTCGGCGATGCCGTCGAGCATCGCCACGTTGATCGGGTCGCGGAAAGCCGTGCTGAGGGTGGACTCGAGGACGGCCCCGACGATGCCGGAACGCCCGCGGCGCAGCGACCTCGCCCGCGGGTCCGGCCCGGCGTAGCCGAGTTCGTCGGCGGCGGCGAGCACCCGCGCGCGGGTCTCGTCCGACACGGGGCCGGTGCCGCTGAAGGCCAAGGAGGCGGTGCTCGCGCTGACCCCGGCGGCCCGCGCCACCGACGCGAGGGTCGGCCTCGCGGCGACGTCGCCCTCTGCCCGGCTCATGCTGCCGCAGCCTAGCCGACGGGACCGCACGGCCTCCGGGTGGCCGGTGACGGTCGGTGCGGCGTCAGTCGACGGGTCGCACCGGCGGCTCGTCGACGCCCAGGGCCGTGACGTAGTCGGAGGCGAGGCCCGGGAGCTGCGCCCATTCGCCGTAGTGCGCGGCGGCCTCCATGAGGTCGACGATCGCGCCGCGGACGGTCTCGCCGAGGGCGGGCCGCATGTCGTGCACCGCGACGGCCCTCGCGCTGCAGAGGATCTCGAGCGGCAGCAGCAGGTCGTCCAGCACGTGCTGACGGGCCGCCGGCGAGAGCACCTGCACGATCGCCCGGGCGAGGTCGAGGAAGTGGGCGACGTCCGCGGGCAGGGCGAGACCGTGGGCCGTGCAGGCCGGTCGGCGCACGCCGGGCTCAGGGACGTCCTCGAGCGAGGTCGCCTTGGTCGACGCCACGGAGATCATGCGGACGAGGTCGCGCAGCAGCACCTCGTTGAACCGCCGGTGCCAGACGACGACGTGGGCCCCGCTGAACGGAGCGCGCACCACGACCTTCATGCGCCTCAGCTCGAAGAGGGCGAGGTGCACCTCGCCGGGGGTGACCCGGTGCTCCCGCACGATGGTGTCCACGTCGAGCGAGTCGCCGGGTGCGTAGCGCGCCGTGGCCAGGTCGACGAGCAGCAGTTCGGCCGTGTCGTGGGTCGTCGGCCGCAGCGCCCGGGTCGTGGCGGGCATCGGGTTCGGCATCGTTCCTCCTGGAAGCGTCTCGGTGGTCGTCCTGCCGACCATCTGTCATGAATGTATTTCACATATGCATACCTGTCAACACGGCGACCGAGCGCCGTTCTCGTCGCCCCGTAGGATCGTCGGGTGCGTCTCGTCATTGCCCGCTGTTCGGTCGACTACGCCGGTCGACTGTCCGCCCACCTGCCCCTGGCCACGCGCCTCCTGATGGTCAAGAGCGACGGCAGCCTGCTCGTCCACTCCGACGGCGGCAGCTACAAGCCCCTGAACTGGATGAGCCCGCCCTGCACGATCCGCACGGTCGAACCCGACGACGACCAACGCGAGGCCGGCGTCGTCGAGCTGTGGAAGGTCACGCAGGCGAAGACGGCCGACATCCTGGTGGTCTCGATCCACGAGGTCCTGCACGACTCGTCCCACGAGATGGGCGTCGACCCCGGGCTGACCAAGGACGGCGTCGAGGCCGACCTGCAGAAGCTGCTGGCCGAACAGATCGACCTGCTCGGCGAGGGCCACACCCTCGTCCGCCGCGAGTACATGACCGCCATCGGGCCGGTCGACATCCTGGCCCGCGACGCCGAGGGTGCCGCCGTGGCCGTCGAACTCAAGCGTCGGGGCGACATCGACGGGGTCGAGCAGCTCACGAGGTACCTCGAACTGATGAACCGCGACCCGCACCTCGCCCCCGTGACCGGGGTGTTCGCCGCGCAAGAGATCAAACCGCAGGCCCGCACGCTGGCCCACGACCGGGGCATCCGCACCCTGCTGCTCGACTACGACGCCATGCGCGGACTGGACGACTCGCACTCCCGCCTGTTCTGACCGGACGCGACGAAACCTTGTGATACTCACATTTCAGGGTTATATTTCTCCTACGACCCCCATCGACCGCAGGAGCAACCCGTGACCTCACCGATCTTCGACACCCTGACCGCCGAACGCGAGGCGACCCCCGTCTTCGAGTCCCTCACGCAGAGGCGCGACGACCCCCGGTGGGCGTTCGACACCGCGCACCCGAGCCCCGCCCCGGCCCCGAGCCCGACGTCGACGCGGAACGCCGTGACGGCCGTCGCGACGTGGCCGCTCCGGGCGGTCCCCTGCTGACCCCCGATCCGTAAGCTGCCCGATCCGTAAGCTGGGGGCGATGAACCTCCCCTACACGGCCGTCCTCTACGACCTCGACGGCACCATCGCCGACTCGGCGCCCGCGATCACCGCCAGCCTCGCCCACACGATCGGCGAACTCGG
This genomic interval from Frigoribacterium sp. Leaf415 contains the following:
- the hemE gene encoding uroporphyrinogen decarboxylase, coding for MTQTSALPEQHPLAAGLTTRSPLVRALRGDRPETLPVWFMRQAGRSLPEYRELRVGTEMLDACLTPDLASEITLQPVRRHGVDAGIFFSDIVVPIKLAGVAVDIVPGRGPVLETPIRTAADVAALRPLDPEALAPIAAGVAQTVAQLGSTPLIGFAGAPFTLAAYLVEGGPSKDHIRARALMHSDPETWDALLTWAADVTGAFLRAQVLAGASAAQLFDSWVGSLSLADYTAHVARHSARALSHVADLDVPRIHFGVGSGEVLAAMRDVGTDAVGVDWRIPLDEASRRLGGSTPVQGNIDPAMLQAPWAVLEAHVRDVVERGRAAPAHVLNLGHGVSPDTDPDVLTRIVELAHTL
- a CDS encoding NADP-dependent oxidoreductase encodes the protein MTSTTSIQWQLVARPHGEPTPDDVARVEVTLPELADGEVRVQNEFLSVDPYMRGRMNDVKSYIPPFALGETMTGGAVGRVVESRSDDLPVGTVVLHDQGWRDVAQGGAAAFRAVQPVDGVPLSAYLGVLGLTGLTAYVGLTEIAGIREGDVVFVSGAAGAVGTMVGQIARLKGASRVIGSAGSAEKVELLTSKYGFDAAFDYKDGDVSELLAEAAPDGIDLYFDNVGGDHLSAALASFRTGGRAALCGSIANYNSTGDPVGITGMTNMVTRGLTMKGFTLGDYRHLAPAFQAEMGPWLSAGDVVYDETVVEGIDNAFDAFTGLMRGDNVGKMVVAVS
- a CDS encoding glutamyl-tRNA reductase — protein: MLICLTASHQNASFDLLERLSIGAPSAAGTLVDGSDFVSGAVVLATCNRFEAYLDVDEPLTAGSALAVEATIETMSTASGVEPDDLRDSVRVITGDEVVEHLFAVSSGLESVVVGEDEISGQVRRSLERARHDGTTSRDLERLFQKASQTSRGIKNQTNVGGAGRSLVRLALELASSRVTDWSEARVLIVGTGQYAATTVAALRDRGADQLAVYSGSGRAEWFGLKHAATPYDDLATAVAWSDVLITCTSTTEPVVTRDVVRPGGRRLVIDLGLPRNVDPLVSGVEGVELLDLETISLHAPLPQLSAADDARALVTSAAAEFQAVAAEQSLTPSVVALRKHVFDLLDAEIERARSRGDSSERTESALRHLAGVLLHTPSVRARELAREGRGDEFRDGLEALFGVTDARRASSSSALRAVDDERQASAG
- a CDS encoding NUDIX hydrolase; amino-acid sequence: MDTIVVSALALVRDRRMLMVTARGRDVLYLPGGKLEADETAAEALVRESREEVGVELDPATVAELFTVVTQAHGEPEGRQVAMTVFAAELAATSPEPAPAAEVGAVHWVTSADADRCPPAGVATLERLRGLDLVD
- a CDS encoding serine hydrolase — translated: MVGPGPGRRARRENADGADHEPRHGGGRALESFSSSFAALGDLALAGGQVSASVGDLDSGADLLSVDEHLALPVGQLGAVLLLIEVSARIEDGTLRPLDELDRPGDPGDQGPGGLWPYLRRTSLPVTDAATLVGAFRDAAAIDALIGRVGLAAVRARGESLGLTKTALLDVTRSSRGPDDAPALAVGSAHELAGLMVSLARGEVVDRAVSNRVLGWLSLGADTSLVAAPFGLDPLGHRRLDHDLQIVHTTGGDPGVRSELGVLRGPHRSVAYCVIVTFDDLTLAHRLRALDALRAVGTDALEYVH
- a CDS encoding M13 family metallopeptidase; the protein is MTSDALSSGIQTDELDPAVRPQDDLFRHVNGAWIDRTEIPDDKARYGSFYLLAEEAEKAVREIVIESQSAEPGTEARKVGDLFTSFTDEERIEALGAAPLEPLLAEVEKVTDVTSFTRLVGSLEKQGMPSVVQLFVDNDPGDPERYVVFVEQGGLGLPDESYYRDEKFESVRTAYRAFVEQMLGLAGLDDVSARADRVIELETALASHHWSNVATRDSDKTYNLLPWAEFDALAEGVDLTAWRDAVGGPAGVFDELVVREPSFVTGLATLLTDDRVDAWRDWLRWQIVRSTAAYLSTPFVEANFGFYGRTLTGTPVQRARWKRGVSLVEGALGEAVGRIYVERHFAPEAKTAMDVLVAHLVEAYRQSITGLEWMTDETRARALDKLEKFTPKIGFPSTWRDYSALSIDPADLVGNVRATAAFGFDRELGKIGKPLDRDEWFMTPQTINAYYNPGMNEIVFPAAILQFPFFDENRDAAANYGAIGAVIGHEIGHGFDDQGSKYDGDGKLTDWWTPADREAFEKLTSSLIAQYDALAPKQVPDHHVNGALTIGENIGDLGGLSIAWKAYLISLDGDEPPVVDGLTGAERFFLSWAQAWQIKLRDEEAIRLISIDPHSPNEFRCNQIVRNIDEFYETFGVTESDALWLPVEERVTIW